The DNA region GCGGCGGCTGGCGGAGATCAACGGTGCCGGCGAGAACCTGCTCGCCGGTCAGCGTGTGCGCGTGCCATGGACCTGGGTCCGCGACGAGCTGAAAGCAGCCGTCGTCGAGGAGATCTTTCCACACGATGGAAGGGTTGCCGACGGGTGGATTCATCAGGTCACCTTCGATCGGACCTTCGAGGGGGAGACGCTGTGGGAGATCGCACGCTGGTTCACCGGGGACGGACGCAACTACTCCGAGATCCGTTCTGCAAACCCCGGCCTCGCAATGTCGACCCGGGTGGGCGAACGAATCCTGATTCCGAGACGGTTTCTGCTGCCGGCGTTTGCCAATGCTCCCCTCTCCGCGGTCGACGGGCCGGACTACCGGGTCATTCAGATGGGGAGGGATGCGGCCGAAAGCGCTCTCCTGGAGTACGGTGCCGACGCAAACGGGAGCTGGGCGGAGTATCGGCTCAAGGAGGGGGAGGCGATCTACTCTTCGGTCGCGATCCGGTTCACGGGTCGGGTGCACGCGGACGACGTCAACCAAGCGGTGTCGCGAATCATCGAGCTCAACCGCATCGAGGACGTTTCGAGGCTACCGGTCGGATACCGCGTCCGGATTCCGCTCGAGCTCGTGACCGCGGAGTACCGGCCGCCGGGAGATCCGCTTCGCATCGCGTGGGAGAGAGAGGAGCGCGAGAGGATGCTGCTCGTCGACCGGCCGAGAGCGGCGCGTCTCGAAGGCGTCCAGATCGTGATCGATCCGGGTCACGGCGGCCGCGACGTCGGTGCCAGCCGTGGCGACCTCTGGGAGTCAAGCTACGTGTACGACATCGCCTGCCGCGTCAGAGACTATGCCGAGCGCGAGAGCGGCGCGAAGGTGTGGATCACGACGCGATCGAAGAGCCTCGGTTTTACGCCAGCCCTCGATGACACCGTGAGGAATGTGAAGGATCACATTCTTCTCACGAACCCTGTCTACGATCTCGACAATCCGGTGATTGGAGTCAATCTCCGGTGGTATCTCGCCAACGCGATTTTCTCGAATGCGGTCAGCGGCGGAACGAGTCCGGACAAGGTGGTGTTCATCTCGCTTCACGCCGATTCTCTCCACCCATCGCTACGCGGTGCGATGGCCTACGTCCCGGGGCAGCGGCACGTCACGGGGACGTTCGGCAAGCGTGAGGACGTCTATCTCGCGCGGGCCGAGGTCCGGCAGAATCCCGTCGTCACGCAGACGGCGGAGGAGGCGAGAACCGCCGAGGCGCTCTCGCGGAGAATGGCGGAGTCGATTCTCGGTGCGTTCGCGGAAGCGAATCTTCCGGTCCATCCGTACGGTGCCGTGCGCGGGCACGTCGTCCGCGGTGGAGGCGAGTGGGTGCCGGCGGTGATCCGGCACAACACGATTCCAACCCGCGTGCTTCTCGAAGTCGCGAACCTCGGCAACCCCGACGACCATTCGCTGCTGGGCAGCAGGAAATCCCGGGACCGGATCGCTCGCGCGATCTTCAGCGGAATCGAGTCGTATTTCGACAGCGAAGTCGAGGAGCGCTCGCTGATCGCGGGAACGACTGCTGCCGGCGCAGGTACGCGCTGAGCGCACGTATAATCCTGGCTGGCGATGCCTGGCTTCTTTGAAGGATCTGATGACGCGAGCGGTTTCCGGTTCGGGATCGTCGCGAGCCGTTTCAACGAACGGCACACCGAGGCGCTGCTGGAGGGGGCGGTGCGGTGTCTCGAAGCGCACGGTGCGAGCTCGGACAGCATCCGGATCGTACGGGTGCCCGGCGCATTCGAGATCCCTCAGGTCACGGCATGGCTCGCGGAAGCGGGAACGGTGGACGCAATCGTGACTCTCGGCGCGTTGATCCGGGGTGAGACGCCGCATTTCGACTACATCTCCGCGCAGATGACCGATGGAATCTCGAGAGTGGCCGAGAGGACGGGGATTCCGGTTTCCTTCGGCGTGATCACATGCGACACGGTCGAGCAGGCAGACGAGCGCTGCTTCGGCGCACACAACAAGGGATGGGAGGCTGCTCTCGCTGCGATCGAGATGGCCGGACTCCGGACCAGGCTCACGGAAGGTGGAACGTGATGCGCATTGGCTCAGCCGAGCCGGCCCGGGGAGCCGGCTGATCAATGGGGGCTCGGCGCACGGCACGGGAGCTGGCCCTGCAGATGCTTTTTCAGCAGGATCTGTCGGGCAACTCCTCCGAAAGGATTCTGGACACGTTCGAGGACTACCTTCGCGCGAAGGAAACGGTGCGTCGATTCGCTCGACGGCTCTTTGTCGGCGCGTGGGAAAAAAAAGACGACATCGATTCCATGATTGCGGATCAGGCCGAGCACTGGCGTGTCTCTCGAATGGCGGCGGTCGACCGGAACATCATCCGGATGGCCGTGTTCGAGATGCTTCACGAAAAGGATGCGCCCCCGCTGGTCGTGATCGACGAGGCGGTGGAGCTCGCAAAGCGATTCGGCAGCGATCGGTCCTCGCAATTCGTCAACGGGGTTCTCGACGGCATCATGAAGAAGAGCGGGCTTCCCTCGGGGAAGAAATGACCATGACCTCGCTCAATCTGCGGGCGGTCGTTTCATGAGCCTGCTCGGCCGTCTCGAGGACCTCTCGATTCCGGACATCGTTCAGATCGTCTTTCTGAGCCGCCGCACCGGGATGCTGGAGATCATCGATGGGGATCAGAGATGGTGCATCTACTTCAGGCAGGGTCGCATCGTGGCCGCCGCCGCTCCCGAGGCGGGCAATCTCGGCACCTACCTCCGTCAGCGAGGTCTCGCATCGCCGGACATTCTCTCGAAGCTCGACAGCGGAACCCCGGCCGGCGATCTGATTGACGCCGAGCTCATCTCTCCCGAGCAGCTCGGGGAAGCTGCAAAACTGATGATCGCAGAAGTGGTGGGAAGCCTCCGTGAGAAGGCCAGGGGTGAATTCAACTTCATTCTCAGCGAGACGGTCGATGATCGGATCGACTACGACCCGGACGCGATCTTTGCGGAAGGAGGCATCTCTCCGGCCGAAGTGTTCGAGAGCGACGAGAAACTCAGACCGCTGCAGGGGCTCGAGGAGTCCCTGAGGGCCGGAAAAGCTCTGCTACGAGGCGAGACGACCGCCGAAAAAGCCAGAGGAATCGGCTTTGGCGAAGAGATCCGGACCCTCACTTCACCCGGCTCCACGGCGGTTCCGGAGACCGCGGGGCGTTCTTTCGCGCAGGAGGAGCCCGCCTTCGAAAGTGCCGATCGGGACGAACCGGCGTTCGAGGACCTCGGAGAGGACGCGTTCGTCGACGCGCTCCCGGAGACCTTCACGGGAAACGTCCCGATTCCGGAGATCCCCGGGTACCGGGCGCCGGTCTTCGAAGCGGTGCCGGAAGTCGAGCCTGAGATCGAGCCTGAGCAGGAGCCCGAGCCTGAGATCGAGCCTGAGCAGGAGCCCGAGCCTGAGATCGAGCCTGAGCAGGAGCCCGAGCCTGAGATCGAGCCTGAGCAGGAGCCCGAGCCTGAGATCGAGCCTGAGCAGGAGCCCGAGCCCGAGATCGAGCCCGGACGGGAGCCCGAGCCTGAGATCGAGCAGCCTCCCCCCTTCGAGACGGTCAGCCCCGAGCCTCAGGCCGAGCTCGATCTGGAAGATGCGGACCTCGAGGAGGTGGCTGCAGCCGACACGCTGGAGAGCGAGGGGGTTCCGCCTATCGATCAGGTGCAGCTGGCTCTGGATCATGCGGGAGCGACCGGCGCGCTGCCGCCTTCGTTCGAGTCGTTCCAGAGGCCGAGCCCGGCGGTTGCGGAAGTCGACCGGAACGTAGTCCTGTTCGAGACGAACCCGATGATTCGCGTCGCTGCGAAGCGAACCTTCGCCGAGGCGGGATACAACCTTTCGCAGTATGGGGTCATCGAGGATGCCGCGGCAAGGATCGGGCAGCTTCTCACGGCGAACGAATTCTTCGTGACGTTTCTCGACGACTCGCCGGAAGTGGGAAACGCGTCGGTGGAACTGCTGAAAATGATCAAGAAGAAGAACCGGCACCTTCCGGTCGTGATCGTCGATCCGGAGGCGGACCTCGAGCGCCGGCACGAGGTACTGGAAAAGGGGGCCGAGCTCTACCTGACCAAGCCTTCGCAGGCTCATCTTCGGCCGAACATCGCGATGACGAGCCTCAACCGGTTCGGCGACGAGATGCTGCTGTTCTGCCGGAAGGCCATCGAGGACTGGAGTGAGCTCGCGCTGACGCTCAGCGACGACGACAAGCGGGTCGGAGCAGCGTTCTACGAGATTGCGGAGAGGGAGAGGTCGGGACGGTCACGAAATCTGGTCAAACACCTGATCGACGAGCTGTCGAATCCGGACGACATCACGACGGTCGCCGACACGA from Acidobacteriota bacterium includes:
- the nusB gene encoding transcription antitermination factor NusB translates to MGARRTARELALQMLFQQDLSGNSSERILDTFEDYLRAKETVRRFARRLFVGAWEKKDDIDSMIADQAEHWRVSRMAAVDRNIIRMAVFEMLHEKDAPPLVVIDEAVELAKRFGSDRSSQFVNGVLDGIMKKSGLPSGKK
- a CDS encoding N-acetylmuramoyl-L-alanine amidase produces the protein MKGWKAAATLAMVLLAAGAFAEETRARITDNIEGVLTEEGDLMLVVRAHRGDAWSRLARRVTGDGANWRRLAEINGAGENLLAGQRVRVPWTWVRDELKAAVVEEIFPHDGRVADGWIHQVTFDRTFEGETLWEIARWFTGDGRNYSEIRSANPGLAMSTRVGERILIPRRFLLPAFANAPLSAVDGPDYRVIQMGRDAAESALLEYGADANGSWAEYRLKEGEAIYSSVAIRFTGRVHADDVNQAVSRIIELNRIEDVSRLPVGYRVRIPLELVTAEYRPPGDPLRIAWEREERERMLLVDRPRAARLEGVQIVIDPGHGGRDVGASRGDLWESSYVYDIACRVRDYAERESGAKVWITTRSKSLGFTPALDDTVRNVKDHILLTNPVYDLDNPVIGVNLRWYLANAIFSNAVSGGTSPDKVVFISLHADSLHPSLRGAMAYVPGQRHVTGTFGKREDVYLARAEVRQNPVVTQTAEEARTAEALSRRMAESILGAFAEANLPVHPYGAVRGHVVRGGGEWVPAVIRHNTIPTRVLLEVANLGNPDDHSLLGSRKSRDRIARAIFSGIESYFDSEVEERSLIAGTTAAGAGTR
- a CDS encoding response regulator, translating into MSLLGRLEDLSIPDIVQIVFLSRRTGMLEIIDGDQRWCIYFRQGRIVAAAAPEAGNLGTYLRQRGLASPDILSKLDSGTPAGDLIDAELISPEQLGEAAKLMIAEVVGSLREKARGEFNFILSETVDDRIDYDPDAIFAEGGISPAEVFESDEKLRPLQGLEESLRAGKALLRGETTAEKARGIGFGEEIRTLTSPGSTAVPETAGRSFAQEEPAFESADRDEPAFEDLGEDAFVDALPETFTGNVPIPEIPGYRAPVFEAVPEVEPEIEPEQEPEPEIEPEQEPEPEIEPEQEPEPEIEPEQEPEPEIEPEQEPEPEIEPGREPEPEIEQPPPFETVSPEPQAELDLEDADLEEVAAADTLESEGVPPIDQVQLALDHAGATGALPPSFESFQRPSPAVAEVDRNVVLFETNPMIRVAAKRTFAEAGYNLSQYGVIEDAAARIGQLLTANEFFVTFLDDSPEVGNASVELLKMIKKKNRHLPVVIVDPEADLERRHEVLEKGAELYLTKPSQAHLRPNIAMTSLNRFGDEMLLFCRKAIEDWSELALTLSDDDKRVGAAFYEIAERERSGRSRNLVKHLIDELSNPDDITTVADTILRLASGWLDRGVLFVASPVRFIGLGGFGETGTGRPMFDLARRLWIPRDEDSVLRDVATTGRSHRGKMRRTPTNVKLVEGMGNRVPSEVIVIPIADGGEVAGILYGDNGGQRMPMGDMNGLEFFIEQAGLAFHNAVLANARKKGIDWNE
- the ribH gene encoding 6,7-dimethyl-8-ribityllumazine synthase, which translates into the protein MPGFFEGSDDASGFRFGIVASRFNERHTEALLEGAVRCLEAHGASSDSIRIVRVPGAFEIPQVTAWLAEAGTVDAIVTLGALIRGETPHFDYISAQMTDGISRVAERTGIPVSFGVITCDTVEQADERCFGAHNKGWEAALAAIEMAGLRTRLTEGGT